One Fusarium oxysporum f. sp. lycopersici 4287 chromosome 8, whole genome shotgun sequence genomic region harbors:
- a CDS encoding alpha-N-arabinofuranosidase, whose translation MAPLITNVYSADPSAHVFNGKIYVYPSHDRETDIKFNDNGDQYDMADYHVFSTESLDPPAEVVDHGVVLKTEDIPWVSKQLWAPDAAEKNGKFYLYFPARDKQGIFRIGVAVGDKPEGPFTPDPEPIKGSYSIDPASFVDEDGQAYLYFGGLWGGQLQCYQKGNDIFDPEWQGPKEVSGEGVPAQGPRVAKLTEDMHQFADEVKEIQILDPETGKPILGDDHDRRFFEAAWMHKRNGKYYFSYSTGDTHFLCFATGDSPYGPFTYGGRILEPVLGWTTHHSIVEFKGKTYLFYHDCELSKGVDHLRSVKAKEIFYDDDGKIITTTAD comes from the coding sequence ATGGCGcctctcatcaccaacgtCTACAGCGCCGACCCTTCGGCGCATGTCTTCAATGGCAAGATCTACGTCTATCCTTCTCACGACCGTGAGACCGATATCAAGTTCAACGACAATGGCGATCAGTACGACATGGCCGATTACCATGTCTTCAGCACTGAGAGCCTCGACCCACCAGCTGAGGTCGTCGACCACGGTGTTGTTCTAAAGACAGAAGACATCCCCTGGGTTTCCAAGCAACTCTGGGCTCCCGATGCCGCTGAGAAGAACGGCAAATTCTACCTCTACTTCCCCGCCAGAGATAAGCAAGGAATATTTCGCATcggtgttgctgttggtgacAAGCCTGAGGGACCTTTCACTCCCGACCCAGAGCCCATCAAGGGAAGCTACAGTATTGACCCTGCAAGCTTcgtggatgaggatggacAAGCGTACCTCTACTTTGGAGGTCTTTGGGGTGGGCAGTTGCAATGCTACCAGAAGGGTAATGATATCTTTGACCCCGAGTGGCAGGGTCCTAAGGAGGTCAGCGGCGAGGGTGTTCCCGCCCAAGGACCAAGAGTAGCCAAGCTCACTGAGGACATGCACCAATTCGCCGATGAAGTCAAGGAGATCCAGATCCTTGACCCTGAGACTGGCAAGCCCATTCTGGGAGATGACCATGACCGACGTTTCTTTGAGGCTGCGTGGATGCACAAGAGGAATGGAAAGTACTACTTCTCGTACTCAACAGGCGACACACACTTCCTGTGCTTCGCTACTGGAGACAGCCCATACGGACCTTTCACTTACGGTGGACGTATTCTGGAGCCTGTGCTGGGATGGACGACACATCACTCCATTGTTGAGTTCAAGGGCAAGACATATCTCTTCTACCACGACTGCGAGTTAAGCAAGGGTGTGGATCACTTGAGATctgtcaaggccaaggagatcTTCtatgacgatgatggcaagATCATCACCACTACAGCTGATTAA
- a CDS encoding syntaxin 5 produces the protein MAVASIQDRTSEFKSVLAQAQRKQSSSKVSSQRRSLLTDAQKDAANGHAGGPPRRSEFARKAAEIGRGISATMGKLEKLAQLAKRRTLFDDRPVEINELTFVIKQDLSSLNQQIGALQTLTKQQHPKADQEGEHNKNVVYLLQGKLTDVSVNFKEVLEARTKNIQASRSRTENFISSVSQHAQPSIQQSASPLYGTPARNSPAPGAQDTLSLNPVGDQQLLMMEEAQPSNTYIQQRGEAIEAIEKTIGELGSIFGQLATMVSEQSEMIQRIDANTEDVVDNVEGAQRELLKYWNRVSSNRMLIAKMFGTLMIFFLIWVLVSG, from the exons ATGGCTGTCGCATCTATTCAAGACCGAACCTCTGAGTTCAAGTCGGTACTCGCCCAGGCACAGCGAAAACAATCTTCCTCAAAAGTCAGCTCTCAGCGCCGGTCTCTATTGACTGATGCGCAAAAAGATGCCGCCAACGGCCATGCTGGAGGTCCCCCAAGACGATCCGAGTTCGCCCGGAAGGCTGCTGAAATTGGACGTGGCATCTCTGCGACTATGGGCAAGTTGGAAAAGCTAGCTCAAT TGGCGAAGCGACGAACACTTTTCGACGACCGTCCTGTGGAAATCAACGAGCTTACTTTCGTCATCAAGCAAGATCTCTCGTCTCTGAACCAGCAAATTGGAGCTCTTCAAACACTCACCAAGCAACAACACCCCAAGGCCGATCAGGAGGGCGAGCACAACAAGAACGTTGTCTACCTACTACAGGGCAAGCTCACTGACGTCTCGGTCAACTTCAAGGAAGTTCTCGAGGCCAGAACCAAGAACATCCAGGCATCGCGATCAAGAACAGAGAACTTCATCTCCTCCGTGTCGCAACATGCTCAACCATCAATTCAACAGTCGGCTTCTCCTCTCTACGGAACACCAGCTCGCAACTCACCCGCACCAGGAGCCCAAGATACCCTGTCTCTCAACCCCGTTGGCGATCAAcagctgctgatgatggaagaggcACAGCCCTCCAACACATATATCCAACAACGAGGCGAAGCGATTGAAGCTATCGAGAAGACCATTGGCGAGCTTGGCAGCATTTTTGGACAACTAGCTACCATGGTTTCGGAACAAAGCGAGATGATCCAGCGCATTGACGCCAACACAGAAGATGTGGTCGATAATGTTGAAGGAGCACAGCGAGAGCTTCTCAAGTACTGGAACCGAGTATCAAGCAACAGGATGTTGATTGCCAAGATGTTTGGAACGCTAATGATTTTCTTCCT GATCTGGGTTCTTGTTTCGGGCTAA
- a CDS encoding L-iditol 2-dehydrogenase, translating to MATERVKASVLHGEKDLRLEERELPAPSSNEVQVAVKSTGLCGSDLHYYNHFRNGDIIVREPLTLGHESAGTVVAVGSDVTHLKPGDHVALEVGLPCEACELCGEGRYNICRGMKFRSSAKANPHAQGTLQERINHPAKWCHKMPEHVTLDLGALVEPLSVAMHARDRAALPKGSTVLVLGAGAVGLLAAAVAKADQAKTVIIADILKDRLDFAINNGFADASVVVPMERPQTIEDKLAFAQKVAAMVKETQVNGEAVGEVTAVYECTGVETCVQTAIYATKPGGKVMIIGMGTPVLTIPMSAAALREVDIVGVFRYANTYKEIIELLANPPANMPDVSRLVTQRYKGMENIEEAFKMAGKVRDEQGNLVIKVVVDFNEK from the exons atggcaactGAGCGTGTCAAGGCCTCCGTCCTCCACGGCGAGAAGGATCTCCGTCTG GAAGAACGTGAACTTCCGGCACCCTCAAGCAACGAAGTCCAGGTCGCCGTCAAGTCAACCGGCCTCTGCGGCTCCGATCTTCACTACTACAACCACTTCCGCAACGGCGACATCATCGTTCGCGAACCTCTCACCCTCGGCCATGAGTCTGCAGGCACAGTCGTAGCCGTCGGCTCAGACGTTACACATCTCAAGCCTGGCGACCACGTCGCGCTCGAGGTTGGTCTTCCTTGTGAGGCTTGTGAGCTCTGTGGTGAGGGTCGTTACAACATTTGCCGTGGAATGAAGTTCCGCAGCTCAGCGAAGGCCAATCCTCATGCGCAGGGAACTCTACAGGAGAGAATCAACCACCCTGCTAAGTGGTGCCACAA AATGCCCGAACATGTTACTCTCGATCTCGGCGCTCTCGTTGAGCCTCTCTCAGTCGCAATGCACGCCCGTGATCGCGCCGCTCTCCCCAAGGGCTCAACAGTCCTCGTTCTCGGCGCCGGTGCCGTCGGTCTTCTCGCAGCCGCTGTCGCAAAGGCCGACCAAGCCAAGaccgtcatcatcgccgaTATCCTCAAGGACCGCCTTGACTTTGCCATCAACAACGGCTTCGCCGATGCTTCAGTAGTCGTCCCCATGGAGCGACCACAAACTATTGAGGACAAGCTCGCCTTTGCTCAGAAGGTCGCTGCTATGGTGAAGGAGACACAGGTCAACGGAGAGGCTGTCGGTGAGGTTACAGCTGTGTACGAGTGCACTGGTGTAGAAACCTGTGTGCAAACAGCCATCTACGCTACCAAGCCTGGAGGCAAGGTCATGATTATTGGCATGGGAACTCCCGTCCTCACCATCCCCATGTCGGCCGCTGCTCTTCGCGAAGTCGACATCGTGGGTGTCTTCCGTTACGCCAACACGTACAAGGAGATCATTGAGCTTCTGGCCAACCCTCCTGCCAACATGCCTGACGTGAGCCGTCTAGTCACTCAAAGATACAAGGGCATGGAGAACATTGAGGAGGCTTTCAAGATGGCTGGCAAGGTGAGAGATGAACAAGGCAACCTTGTTATCAAGGTTGTTGTGGACTTCAACGAAAAATGA
- a CDS encoding syntaxin 5, whose translation MAVASIQDRTSEFKSVLAQAQRKQSSSKVSSQRRSLLTDAQKDAANGHAGGPPRRSEFARKAAEIGRGISATMGKLEKLAQLAKRRTLFDDRPVEINELTFVIKQDLSSLNQQIGALQTLTKQQHPKADQEGEHNKNVVYLLQGKLTDVSVNFKEVLEARTKNIQASRSRTENFISSVSQHAQPSIQQSASPLYGTPARNSPAPGAQDTLSLNPVGDQQLLMMEEAQPSNTYIQQRGEAIEAIEKTIGELGSIFGQLATMVSEQSEMIQRIDANTEDVVDNVEGAQRELLKYWNRVSSNRMLIAKMFGTLMIFFL comes from the exons ATGGCTGTCGCATCTATTCAAGACCGAACCTCTGAGTTCAAGTCGGTACTCGCCCAGGCACAGCGAAAACAATCTTCCTCAAAAGTCAGCTCTCAGCGCCGGTCTCTATTGACTGATGCGCAAAAAGATGCCGCCAACGGCCATGCTGGAGGTCCCCCAAGACGATCCGAGTTCGCCCGGAAGGCTGCTGAAATTGGACGTGGCATCTCTGCGACTATGGGCAAGTTGGAAAAGCTAGCTCAAT TGGCGAAGCGACGAACACTTTTCGACGACCGTCCTGTGGAAATCAACGAGCTTACTTTCGTCATCAAGCAAGATCTCTCGTCTCTGAACCAGCAAATTGGAGCTCTTCAAACACTCACCAAGCAACAACACCCCAAGGCCGATCAGGAGGGCGAGCACAACAAGAACGTTGTCTACCTACTACAGGGCAAGCTCACTGACGTCTCGGTCAACTTCAAGGAAGTTCTCGAGGCCAGAACCAAGAACATCCAGGCATCGCGATCAAGAACAGAGAACTTCATCTCCTCCGTGTCGCAACATGCTCAACCATCAATTCAACAGTCGGCTTCTCCTCTCTACGGAACACCAGCTCGCAACTCACCCGCACCAGGAGCCCAAGATACCCTGTCTCTCAACCCCGTTGGCGATCAAcagctgctgatgatggaagaggcACAGCCCTCCAACACATATATCCAACAACGAGGCGAAGCGATTGAAGCTATCGAGAAGACCATTGGCGAGCTTGGCAGCATTTTTGGACAACTAGCTACCATGGTTTCGGAACAAAGCGAGATGATCCAGCGCATTGACGCCAACACAGAAGATGTGGTCGATAATGTTGAAGGAGCACAGCGAGAGCTTCTCAAGTACTGGAACCGAGTATCAAGCAACAGGATGTTGATTGCCAAGATGTTTGGAACGCTAATGATTTTCTTCCTGTAA
- a CDS encoding glucosamine-phosphate N-acetyltransferase: protein MMVNRPRYRTSGGALNTKGTGKDKPSSAQDSAHSVLKRKKTKPLPDLTSIISQHLTYSFEYISLQLLCLNIFQGLFVETSPVPSTTTPPNTIPRQIDTDTAMAQEGMFSANLLSPEVSAALPEGYTLRALRKSDFNSGFLDCLRVLTTVGDITEADFAKQYDDMLAAGSYYIIIIEDTSRGDKPVVGTGALITERKFIHSLGAVGHIEDIAVAKDQQGKKLGLRIIQALDHIAEQVGCYKSILDCSEANEGFYVKCGFRRAGLQMAHYYEGSKGKSQ from the exons ATGATGGTAAATCGTCCCCGATATAGAACCAGTGGGGGGGCACTAAACACAAAAGGTACGGGAAAGGACAAGCCAAGCTCAGCTCAAGACTCCGCCCATTCTGTTCTGAAACGGAAAAAGACGAAACCGCTTCCAGATCTTACCTCGATAATATCTCAACATCTTACATATTCTTTTGAGTATATCTCTCTTCAATTGCTCTGTTTGAATATCTTTCAAGGTCTTTTTGTTGAGACATCTCCCGTGCCCTCGACAACCACCCCGCCAAACACAATCCCCCGCCAAATCGACACCGACACCGCCATGGCTCAAGAAGGCATGTTCAGCGCCAACCTCCTCTCCCCTGAGGTCAGCGCCGCTCTCCCCGAGGGTTATACTCTGCGCGCTCTGCGAAAGTCAGACTTCAACAGCGGTTTTCTCGACTGTTTGCGTGTCTTGACCACCGTTGGCGACATCACTGAAGCCGATTTCGCCAAGCAGTACGATGACATGCTCGCTGCTGGCAGTTACTACATTATCATCATTGAGGACACTTCGCGCGGCGACAAGCCTGTTGTTGGAACTGGCGCCTTGATCACTGAGCGCAAGTT CATTCACAGCCTGGGCGCCGTAGGCCACATCGAAGATATCGCCGTCGCAAAGGACCAGcagggcaagaagctcggTCTCCGAATCATCCAAGCCCTCGACCACATCGCCGAGCAAGTTGGCTGCTACAAGAGCATCCTCGACTGCAGCGAAGCCAACGAGGGTTTCTACGTCAAGTGCGGCTTCCGAAGAGCAGGCCTCCAGATGGCCCACTACTATGAAGGCTCAAAGGGTAAATCCCAGTGA
- a CDS encoding esterase/lipase, whose protein sequence is MDNSSIISAEDLPPQPGRTLLPSPVAQAVSLATRSTCLAIRLGSRAGSYGLSAAKVTTLSSLELARSMVETVLSQAGRETLSRSQSDMSTVEAESIIERSFEHLHHAMSQAVFWTSAGFHFTSTTFSMASGISQLLLSSLDQIFGSTDSSRAIASIVTLIRREFHDPATGIHGDTVGMMDLVLGLCALAYLQRWSWKMVEEEKRRQDSEEIIWDVVVLNDGERVDIQDRITRTPAFTRPAGSTSRDTSPTNLQQAVIGSQSASFKEEEAVIDQLKDEMVKKLPPDTSVSISNTVSSTQTVTIDVDGPRPFPLPLLPGAEIVETKGLSSQAGRRTSQILNDPPEASSYRVVYRLERSRTGDVSFQGSQDIPVSVIDVSKGEPAPEVPAKEPPQVPKKARTTGVKSPPPQHSRPVKSANDQTSRTSPQTIPKPRASVIRDEKGKFTRPTSASPPSSPAEIKTPQREANQKRPRAPVNSSQATNKTTAPRESTITTRRVLPKRKSDSSTTSQTSEKKTGLRQALRDGSQSISNIWNKDSPPPESRPRPQSRITTVSKTGNKPMHSPRSSSDQKRIEKAELIPRNPSRASYVSVHERRRDSMISQTDTYSIHSGYGTPTHSPSVSLSGAAFDSSWVQQAQNDGLLAPPPISAGHRRVLRKSPSLWSMASNDSQSSLVLSYYHQKSAYTASDALGVLRRDGTVNGIFPQAHVLRNITRYMRFSSASYGSAFLKFMGISKDMPLLRAWDSTHTDVRHFVHHTESDTHSVLLASIVDPQGGTDSSGSTGTGVPLVHYISLDHDAKAVVLACRGTLGFEDVLADMTCDYDVLTWRGRGHKVHKGVHASARRLLYGGDRRVLFTLREALLEFPDYGLVLCGHSLGGAVTALLGVMLSEPNPTGTGFVTAIEGPERTVGDELSDGLLPVHSTLPPRRPIHVYAYGPPSTMSASLRKRTRGLITTVVHGNDIVPYLSLGVLHDFQAVALAFKNDQQQAKAEIRQRIWQAFQTGVADKWYGGLPSVPSGDSSKWGHSVLQGLRAGMTNRKLVPPGEVFTIETQRVLRRDAFLLPEEDHIGKPAQRIVMKYVKDVEERFKELRFGTSMLIDHNPARYEEALNKLRVGVV, encoded by the coding sequence ATGGATAACTCAAGCATCATATCGGCCGAGGACCTCCCTCCGCAACCTGGCCGAACACTACTCCCCTCTCCAGTAGCTCAAGCCGTGAGTCTTGCAACTCGCTCAACATGCCTCGCTATTCGTCTCGGTTCCAGGGCCGGATCTTACGGTCTAAGTGCTGCAAAGGTAACCACTTTATCCTCCTTGGAACTTGCTCGCAGCATGGTCGAAACTGTTCTATCGCAAGCAGGAAGAGAAACACTCTCGCGGTCGCAAAGCGACATGTCTACCGTTGAAGCCGAATCCATCATCGAACGGAGTTTCGAGCATCTTCACCATGCCATGTCCCAGGCCGTCTTTTGGACGAGTGCAGGTTTTCACTTCACAAGTACAACTTTCTCGATGGCTTCAGGGATATCGCAGCTACTTCTGTCTTCACTCGATCAGATCTTCGGCTCAACTGATTCCTCTCGAGCCATTGCGAGTATCGTCACACTGATTAGACGGGAGTTCCATGATCCCGCCACCGGCATTCATGGGGATACTGTTGGTATGATGGATCTTGTGCTTGGGTTATGTGCTTTGGCATACCTACAAAGATGGTCCTGGAAGATGGTTGAAGAGGAAAAACGACGACAGGACTCCGAAGAGATCATATGGGACGTCGTTGTGTTAAACGATGGCGAACGTGTTGACATTCAAGATCGCATTACTCGAACACCAGCCTTCACGAGGCCGGCCGGTTCGACATCTCGGGACACAAGTCCTACCAATCTCCAGCAAGCCGTTATTGGTTCTCAATCCGCATCTTTtaaagaagaggaagctgtcATCGACCAGCTCAAAGATGAAATGGTCAAGAAACTCCCTCCCGACACATCCGTTTCCATTTCCAACACAGTGTCATCAACACAAACAGTCACCATTGACGTTGACGGACCTCGTCCATTCCCTTTACCTTTACTACCAGGTGCCGAGATCGTTGAGACCAAGGGATTGAGTAGTCAGGCAGGCCGTCGTACCAGTCAGATACTAAACGACCCTCCCGAAGCCTCCAGTTACCGTGTTGTCTATAGGCTCGAGCGATCAAGGACTGGTGACGTTTCCTTTCAGGGGTCTCAGGACATACCTGTCTCTGTGATTGATGTATCAAAGGGGGAGCCGGCCCCTGAGGTTCCAGCCAAAGAACCTCCCCAAGTGCCGAAGAAGGCGAGGACAACGGGAGTTAAGTCGCCTCCACCACAACATTCAAGACCCGTCAAAAGTGCCAACGATCAAACATCCCGAACTTCTCCTCAGACCATACCAAAACCTCGAGCCAGTGTAATACGAGATGAAAAGGGGAAGTTCACACGACCAACTTCCGCGTCAccaccatcgtcgccagCAGAAATCAAGACTCCACAACGTGAAGCAAACCAGAAGAGACCTCGCGCACCTGTCAACTCCTCACAAGCCACCAATAAGACCACTGCCCCGCGAGAAAGCACTATAACTACCAGAAGAGTTTTACCCAAAAGGAAGTCAGATTCTTCGACAACGAGCCAGACAAGCGAGAAAAAGACTGGTCTCAGACAGGCTCTTCGAGATGGAAGTCAGTCAATCTCGAATATTTGGAACAAGGATTCACCGCCACCGGAAAGTAGACCTCGTCCACAGTCACGGATAACAACTGTTAGCAAGACTGGCAACAAACCCATGCATAGCCCGCGCTCTTCCTCGGATCAAAAGCGTATTGAGAAGGCGGAACTTATACCACGCAACCCTTCCCGTGCAAGCTATGTCTCCGTTCACGAACGTCGTCGAGATTCTATGATATCTCAAACAGATACGTACTCCATCCATTCAGGGTATGGCACCCCAACCCACTCTCCGAGTGTTTCGCTGAGTGGTGCCGCATTTGATTCGTCTTGGGTTCAGCAAGCCCAAAATGATGGTCTGCTTGCACCTCCTCCAATTTCTGCCGGTCACCGTAGGGTCCTTCGTAAGAGCCCAAGTCTTTGGAGCATGGCATCCAATGATTCACAATCATCGCTGGTCCTTTCATACTACCATCAAAAGAGCGCCTACACAGCGTCAGATGCACTTGGGGTCCTTCGACGTGATGGTACGGTGAATGGAATATTTCCTCAAGCACATGTACTTCGAAACATCACGAGGTATATGAGGTTCTCGTCTGCATCGTACGGTTCCGCGTTTCTCAAGTTCATGGGCATTTCGAAAGACATGCCCCTATTGAGAGCTTGGGATAGCACCCATACAGATGTCAGACACTTTGTCCATCATACTGAATCAGACACCCACAGtgttcttcttgcctctATTGTTGATCCACAAGGAGGGACGGACTCTAGTGGTTCAACCGGTACTGGCGTTCCTTTGGTGCACTACATCTCCCTGGACCATGATGCTAAAGCAGTCGTGCTTGCTTGTCGAGGTACACTAGGTTTTGAGGATGTTCTGGCAGATATGACATGTGATTATGATGTTTTGACTTGGCGTGGTCGAGGCCACAAGGTACACAAAGGTGTTCATGCCTcagctcgtcgtcttctATACGGTGGCGATCGCCGCGTGCTGTTTACTCTCCGAGAAGCATTGCTCGAATTTCCAGATTATGGGCTTGTTCTCTGTGGCCATTCCCTCGGCGGCGCAGTGACGGCATTGCTTGGAGTGATGCTTTCCGAACCAAACCCAACAGGCACTGGCTTTGTGACTGCGATCGAGGGACCAGAAAGGACTGTTGGTGATGAACTATCCGATGGGCTCCTACCTGTTCACTCTACGTTACCACCACGACGTCCTATACACGTGTATGCCTATGGGCCTCCCAGCACTATGTCAGCATCTCTACGTAAGAGAACGCGTGGTCTCATTACGACCGTTGTTCATGGAAACGACATCGTTCCATATTTGTCACTGGGAGTTCTGCACGACTTTCAGGCAGTTGCACTCGCTTTCAAGAATgaccaacaacaagccaagGCGGAGATACGTCAACGCATATGGCAGGCCTTCCAGACTGGTGTAGCAGATAAGTGGTACGGAGGTTTGCCCTCTGTCCCATCTGGAGACTCCTCAAAATGGGGTCATTCAGTGTTGCAGGGCCTCAGAGCTGGTATGACGAACCGTAAGCTTGTGCCACCTGGAGAGGTTTTTACCATCGAGACACAACGGGTTTTGAGGCGAGATGCATTCTTGCTACCCGAAGAAGATCACATTGGAAAGCCAGCCCAGAGAATTGTGATGAAATatgtcaaggatgttgaggagcgCTTTAAAGAGCTGAGATTTGGAACGAGTATGCTGATCGATCATAACCCAGCTAGGTATGAGGAAGCCTTGAACAAGCTTCGTGTTGGAGTCGTGTAA
- a CDS encoding alcohol dehydrogenase, protein MFMMWQRFITCMSPASVRSSSLVFCFRSLSSSSRYPPSYKIHTMAPSTFKLNTGQEIPALGLGTWQSPPGEVEKAVTYALKDGYKLIDCAYCYGNEEEVGAGLKAAFEAGVKREDIFVVTKVWATYNTRPELGLDKSLKALGLDYVDLFLVHWPLLLNPEGNDDKFPKKPDGSRDVIRDYNHVDGWKLMEKLPATGKTRGVGVCNYSKKYLEELLPHATIIPAVNQIENHPSLPQQEIVDFCKEKGIHIEAYSPFGSTGGPVMTAEPVVKIAEKKGVSASTVLLSYHVARGSTVLAKSVTPERITANKTIVDLDDEDMKALNDYSEDLVKKGEVKRYVYPPFGIDFGFPDKS, encoded by the exons ATGTTCATGATGTGGCAGCGGTTTATAACCTGCATGTCTCCCGCTTCTGTacgatcttcttctcttgtgTTTTGTTTTAGATCcctctcatcttcttcacgaTATCCACCGTCTTACAAGATTCACACAATGGCTCCCTCTACCTTTAAGCTTAACACTGGCCAGGAGATTCCTGCCCTTGGTCTCG GTACCTGGCAGTCCCCCCCTGGCGAGGTCGAGAAGGCCGTCACATACGCTCTCAAGGACGGTTACAAGCTGATCGACTGCGCCTACTGCTACGGAAACGAAGAGGAGGTTGGTGCTGGTCTCAAGGCTGCTTTTGAGGCTGGTGTCAAGCGTGAGGACATCTTCGTTGTCACCAAGGTCTGGGCTACTTATAACACCCGCCCTGAGCTTGGTCTCgacaagagcttgaaggctCTTGGCCTTGACTATGTTGATCTTTTCCTGGTG CACTGgcctcttctcctcaaccccGAGGGTAACGACGACAAGTTCCCCAAGAAGCCTGATGGTTCCCGAGATGTTATCCGAGACTACAACCACGTCGATGGCTGGAAGCTCATGGAGAAGCTCCCCGCTACTGGCAAGACCCGTGGTGTCGGTGTCTGCAAC TACAGCAAGAAGTACCTCGAGGAGCTTCTGCCTCATGCCACTATCATCCCCGCCGTCAACCAGATCGAGAACCATCCCAGTCTTCCTCAGCAGGAGATTGTCGACTTCtgcaaggagaagggcaTTCACATTGAGGCATACAGTCCCTTTGGCAGCACTGGTGGCCCCGTCATGACTGCTGAGCCTGTTGTCAAGattgccgagaagaagggtgtcTCCGCCTCTACCGTCCTCCTCAGCTACCATG TCGCCCGTGGCAGCACCGTCCTCGCCAAGTCAGTCACCCCCGAGCGTATCACCGCCAACAAGACCATTGTCGACCTTGACGACGAGGACATGAAGGCTTTGAACGACTACTCCGAAGACcttgtcaagaagggcgaggtCAAGCGATATGTCTACCCTCCCTTCGGCATCGACTTCGGTTTCCCCGATAAGTCATGA
- a CDS encoding 2-deoxy-D-gluconate 3-dehydrogenase: MSASFFSLEGQTALVTGGTRGIGQAVAIGLAEAGADIILVQRDTTSQSTKESIEKLGRKAFIYTADLSSQESVAGLVPKVLADGHQIRILVNCAGIQRRHPCEVFPDSDFNEVIQVNLNSVFTLCRDVGAHMLNLEPSPITGRRGSIINFASLLTFQGGFTVPAYAASKGAVGQVTKSFANEWTSRGITVNAIAPGYIATDMNEALLANPERLASITSRIPAGNWGSPDDFKGTAVYLASKASGYVSGHVLVVDGGWMGR; the protein is encoded by the exons ATGTCtgcttctttcttctcccttGAGGGCCAGACTGCTCTCGTAACTGGCGGTACGCGTGGTATTGGCCAAGCTGTAGCGATTGGtcttgctgaagctggtgCCGATATTATTCTTGTTCAG CGAGATACTACATCACAGTCAACAAAAGAGTCTATCGAGAAGCTTGGCCGAAAGGCTTTTATTTACACTGCTGATCTATCGTCGCAAGAATCTGTTGCTGGGCTCGTGCCTAAGGTGCTAGCTGATGGACACCAGATTCGCATCTTGGTGAACTGCGCTGGTATTCAGCGACGACACCCTTGTGAAGTCTTCCCTGACAGCGACTTCAATGAG GTCATCCAAGTAAACCTCAACTCTGTCTTCACCCTCTGCCGCGACGTCGGCGCCCACATGCTCAACCTCGAACCCTCCCCCATCACCGGCCGTCGcggcagcatcatcaacttcgCCTCCCTCCTCACATTCCAGGGCGGTTTCACTGTCCCCGCCTACGCCGCCTCCAAGGGTGCGGTAGGCCAAGTCACCAAGAGTTTCGCCAACGAGTGGACCTCAAGGGGCATCACCGTAAACGCAATTGCTCCCGGTTACATCGCTACCGATATGAACGAGGCTCTTCTTGCAAACCCAGAACGTCTTGCTAGTATTACTTCGCGAATTCCTGCTGGTAACTGGGGTTCACCGGATGACTTCAAGGGTACAGCTGTTTATCTGGCGAGTAAGGCCAGTGGGTATGTGAGTGGGCAtgtgttggttgttgatggtggttggATGGGCCGATAA